The following proteins are encoded in a genomic region of Poecilia reticulata strain Guanapo linkage group LG11, Guppy_female_1.0+MT, whole genome shotgun sequence:
- the c1galt1a gene encoding glycoprotein-N-acetylgalactosamine 3-beta-galactosyltransferase 1 — protein sequence MRPKCVTFTIGLIFGYLSLRLLLTSMFSVEPVSDLVRNEKNRLHAYKVHTEASQKNNSAVNPPNATRILCWIMTGPRNLESRTKHVKQTWGKHCHHILYMSSEKTDFPTVELNVSEGRENLYWKTIRAFQYIHQHHQDKANWFLKADDDTFVVIENLQYILSKLDPEKPLYLGRRFKPFISQGYMSGGAGYVLSKEALRRFVKGFQTGQCTHFSTIEDMALGKCMETMKVEPVDTRDVKGRQTFHAFPLDHYVIRQQPRPRPWHMIYDYYVPNEGPNCCSDFIVSFHYIYAVQQYVLDYFTYHLRPYGYLHRFRPDEIVEDNNKTNKGG from the exons ATGAGGCCTAAATGTGTGACGTTCACCATCGGGTTGATTTTTGGATATTTGTCTCTTCGCTTGCTGCTGACCTCCATGTTTTCAGTAGAGCCGGTCTCAGACTTAGTGAGGAATGAAAAGAATCGACTTCATGCCTACAAAGTACACACAG aGGCAAGTCAGAAGAACAACTCTGCAGTGAATCCCCCTAACGCTACACGGATCTTGTGTTGGATTATGACGGGACCCAGGAACCTGGAATCACGGACCAAACATGTCAAGCAAACATGGGGCAAGCATTGCCACCACATTCTGTACATGAGTTCAGAGAAGACAGACTTCCCAACTGTGGAGCTGAACGTGAGTGAAGGGAGGGAAAACCTGTACTGGAAGACCATCAGAGCATTCCAGTACATCCACCAGCATCATCAGGACAAAGCCAACTGGTTCCTGAAAGCAGATGATGATACGTTTGTGGTCATAGAGAACCTGCAGTACATCTTATCCAAGCTTGACCCAGAAAAACCTTTGTACCTTGGTCGAAGGTTTAAGCCTTTCATCAGCCAAGGCTACATGAGTGGAGGAGCAGGTTACGTCCTGAGCAAAGAAGCACTGAGAAGATTCGTCAAAGGGTTTCAAACAGGACAGTGTACTCATTTCTCCACAATAGAAGACATGGCTCTGGGGAAATGCATGGAGACGATGAAAGTGGAGCCAGTGGACACCAGGGATGTGAAAGGCAGGCAAACATTCCATGCTTTTCCTCTAGACCATTATGTCATACGACAACAACCAAGACCTCGGCCGTGGCATATGATCTACGACTACTATGTTCCAAATGAG GGTCCAAACTGCTGCTCAGATTTTATTGTATCTTTTCACTACATTTATGCTGTTCAGCAGTATGTGCTGGACTATTTTACCTACCATCTGCGACCCTATGGATACTTACATAGATTCAGGCCTGATGAAATTGTGGAAGAtaacaacaaaactaacaaagGAGGATGA